One genomic region from Phragmites australis chromosome 1, lpPhrAust1.1, whole genome shotgun sequence encodes:
- the LOC133884036 gene encoding protein PIGMENT DEFECTIVE 338, chloroplastic-like, producing the protein MTRKNPVTNVVAVPAVNDEGRTHHRSNQPRDDGRSTRQAPAPRGVLPTLSKPQPVLPVSKALTPVPRRAQAQVQARGRARVQPVALAGSKRLDDALPAGFVRLLNASHSQEADDAGGTGGRYDPKPGDFAVGVVVSGTEARLDVAIGADCLATLLAKELLPLHRVGADPAAQSALPRPGSVGVVAGPAVGEEEDEEARKQRRGSRALVAPGTVVAPGTVVFAEVLGRTLSGRPLLSARRLFRRLAWHRARQIMQLDEPIEVKIYEWNTRGLLTRIEGLRAFLPKFELVDRISTSTLADLKNKVGHSIRVCITRLDEETNDLIISEKKAWEMTYLKEGTLLQGTVRKIFPYGAQVRIAETNRSGLLHISKISRGHVLSVSDILKIDDEVKVLVIKSNVPDKIALSIADLESAPGLFLADKEKVFSEAEEMAQRYREQLPVTSQNPKLDDDLPGETIPFDDEAKIYANWKWFKFLQHSKPGSSSNGT; encoded by the exons ATGACAAGGAAGAACCCCGTCACCAACGTAGTTGCCGTGCCAGCCGTGAACGACGAGGGCCGCACCCACCACAG AAGCAACCAACCTCGCGACGACGGCCGGAGCACCCGCCAGGCGCCGGCGCCTCGCGGCGTCCTCCCTACCCTCTCGAAGCCGCAACCCGTCCTCCCCGTCTCCAAAGCCCTCACCCCGGTCCCTCGGCGGGCGCAGGCGCAGGTCCAGGCCCGAGGGCGAGCCCGAGTCCAGCCGGTCGCACTCGCCGGCTCCAAGCGCCTAGACGACGCGCTCCCCGCCGGCTTCGTACGCCTCCTAAACGCCAGCCACAGCCAGGAAGCGGATGACGCCGGCGGAACAGGGGGGCGCTACGACCCCAAGCCGGGGGACTTCGCCGTCGGGGTCGTGGTCTCCGGCACCGAAGCGCGCCTCGACGTCGCCATCGGCGCCGACTGCCTCGCCACGCTGCTCGCCAAGGAGCTCCTCCCGCTCCACCGCGTCGGCGCTGACCCAGCGGCGCAATCAGCTCTGCCTCGTCCTGGGAGCGTGGGCGTCGTGGCGGGCCCTGCCgtgggcgaggaggaggatgaggaggcccGGAAGCAGAGGCGCGGGAGCAGGGCGCTGGTGGCGCCCGGAACGGTGGTGGCGCCCGGAACGGTGGTGTTCGCGGAGGTGCTTGGCCGGACGCTCAGCGGGCGGCCGCTGCTGTCGGCGCGGCGGCTCTTCCGGCGCCTCGCGTGGCACCGCGCCAGGCAG ATTATGCAACTTGATGAGCCAATTGAGGTTAAAATTTACGAGTGGAACACCAGGGGACTACTCACACGAATTGAG GGCCTGAGAGCATTCCTTCCTAAATTTGAGCTCGTGGATCGGATAAGTACAAGTACGCTTGCGGACTTGAAAAACAAA GTTGGTCACAGCATACGTGTGTGCATTACAAGGCTCGATGAAGAAACTAACGATCTGATAATTAGTGAAAAGAAAGCATGG GAAATGACTTATCTTAAGGAAGGAACTCTCCTACAAGGGACCGTTCGCAAGATTTTTCCATATGGTGCACAAGTTAGGATAGCTGAGACAAACAGAAG TGGATTATTGCACATCTCCAAAATTAGCCGAGGCCATGTTTTGTCAGTAAGTGACATCCTGAAGATAGATGATGAGGTGAAAGTTCTCGTGATCAAGTCAAATGTCCCAGACAAAATTGCGCTTAG CATAGCAGACCTCGAGAGTGCACCTGGTTTGTTTCTTGCAGACAAAGAG AAGGTGTTCTCAGAAGCTGAAGAAATGGCACAGAGATACAGGGAGCAACTTCCAGTTACTTCTCAGAACCCTAAATTAGATGATGACCTTCCAGGAGAAACAATTCCATTCGACGATGAAGCTAAAATATATGCAAACTGGAAATGGTTCAAATTTCTGCAGCATAGCAAACCTGGTAGCAGCAGCAATGGAACATAG